DNA sequence from the Actinomycetes bacterium genome:
GGGCTCAGCGTGCTCGCATTCGCCCCGGCCGAGGACCGCAACGGCTTCGTCGTCACCGGCGACCTGGCCAGACACCGCAAGCTCGAGCGCATCAGCGACCTGGCCCCGATCGCCCGCCAGCTCACCTTCGGCGGACCGCCCGAATGCCCAGGTCGGCCGCTCTGCCTCAAGGGGCTGCGGGACGTCTACGGCCTCGAGTTCGCGCGGTTCGAGGCGATGCCGTCCCGGACGGTCACCGCCGATGCCCTCGAGACGGGCGAGATCGACGTCGGCATGCTCGAGACCACCGACGGTCACTTGGCCGACCGCGACCTGGTGCAGCTCGAGGACGACCGCCGGCTGCAGCCAGCCGAGAACATCGCCCCGATGGTGCGCAACGAGACTGTCGCCGCCTACGGGCCCGCGCTGGTTCGCCTGATCAACGCCGTCACCGCCCAGCTCAACACCCAGGACCTCATCCACCTGAACCAACAAGTCGAGCTGGCGGGGGTGAAGCCCGCGGCGGCAGCCGCCGACTGGCTGCTCAGCCACCCAGTCAACCGCTGAGCCCGCAGGAGGCCACTGGCCCGAACTCGGCCTCGCTTATGACCCCTTGATCACAAGGCCGCTAGCATTCCCCTCATGCGCCTGCTGGTGGTTGAGGACGAGACCGACCTGGCCGACGCGGTCGCTC
Encoded proteins:
- a CDS encoding ABC transporter substrate-binding protein, producing MPRARLAVVLVLAAAVLLAGGCSPAAERPPPPEDPRRPVITVTSFDFPESETLAELYGQALRRQGYPVEVVPRLGPREIVAPALEQGRVDLVPGYLGSALNFLYEQQRVATADPRATHARLQQALTSRGLSVLAFAPAEDRNGFVVTGDLARHRKLERISDLAPIARQLTFGGPPECPGRPLCLKGLRDVYGLEFARFEAMPSRTVTADALETGEIDVGMLETTDGHLADRDLVQLEDDRRLQPAENIAPMVRNETVAAYGPALVRLINAVTAQLNTQDLIHLNQQVELAGVKPAAAAADWLLSHPVNR